Proteins encoded in a region of the Gammaproteobacteria bacterium genome:
- a CDS encoding HupE/UreJ family protein, with amino-acid sequence MPFPLSIALHNLLACLLLFLAAPAVAHDVDVTGVARMFLDETSPGSYRLSVVDRQVPPLRDLTDVVPARCTVVEGPRTQSFHCDPRLDQSDQLVLPWSLEGLVVVARWSDGSEGSGYFRGNGARIAVPLSELRAGSASLAALASNYLISGAEHILFGFDHLLFVFGLLLLLRGIWPLIKTITAFTVAHSIALGLAVLGVVNVPSAPVESIIALSIVLLAREIIMGLRGNLSLVHRLPWLIAFLFGLFHGLGFAGALGELGLRNADIPLALLFFNLGVELGQLGFIAAVLVINNLIGKHFIQRMPRLETALAYGLGGISTYWLLQRLPGLLG; translated from the coding sequence ATGCCGTTTCCATTATCAATCGCCCTTCATAACCTGCTCGCCTGTCTGCTGCTGTTTCTGGCGGCCCCGGCGGTCGCGCACGATGTGGATGTTACCGGCGTGGCGCGCATGTTTCTGGACGAAACCTCCCCGGGTTCCTACCGCCTGTCGGTGGTGGATCGCCAGGTTCCTCCCCTGCGTGATCTGACTGACGTAGTGCCTGCACGCTGCACCGTAGTGGAAGGACCACGGACCCAGAGCTTCCACTGCGATCCCCGGCTCGATCAGTCTGATCAGCTGGTACTGCCCTGGTCATTGGAGGGGCTGGTGGTCGTCGCCAGGTGGAGCGACGGATCGGAGGGGTCAGGTTATTTTCGCGGTAATGGTGCCAGGATAGCCGTACCACTCAGCGAGCTGAGGGCCGGCTCCGCCTCCCTGGCGGCTCTTGCCTCGAACTATCTGATCAGCGGTGCGGAACATATACTATTCGGGTTCGATCACCTGCTGTTCGTATTTGGCCTGTTACTGTTATTACGGGGCATCTGGCCCCTGATCAAAACCATCACTGCCTTCACGGTGGCCCACAGCATCGCCCTGGGGCTGGCAGTGCTGGGTGTTGTGAATGTTCCCTCGGCACCAGTGGAAAGTATCATTGCCCTGTCCATCGTGCTGCTGGCCCGGGAAATCATCATGGGGCTGCGGGGCAACCTCAGCCTGGTCCACCGCCTGCCCTGGCTGATCGCCTTCCTGTTCGGCCTGTTTCACGGCCTGGGGTTCGCCGGGGCTCTGGGCGAACTGGGCCTGAGGAACGCCGATATCCCCCTCGCCCTGCTGTTCTTCAACCTTGGCGTGGAGTTGGGGCAGCTGGGTTTTATCGCCGCGGTGCTGGTGATCAACAACCTGATAGGGAAACACTTCATCCAGCGTATGCCACGCCTGGAAACCGCCCTGGCCTATGGCCTGGGCGGAATTTCCACCTATTGGTTGCTGCAACGCCTGCCTGGCCTGCTGGGGTGA